From Streptomyces sp. NBC_00370, a single genomic window includes:
- a CDS encoding HAD family hydrolase, translated as MPLLLLDLDNTLVDRDAAFRTAVADFLAQHGLPETDVAWVMTCEASGYTPRHEVAAALTHRYGDTVSTAAIHALLANGGADHVVLSHSSLEALSKARAQSWTCVIVTNGPSLQQEAKIRNAGLDQLVQSWVISETIGCKKPEPGIFEAAAAAVSMPLPSAWVIGDSPHGDIAGADRLGLRNVWVAHGLPWSQNSYQPTHIADDVASAIGYATRNP; from the coding sequence ATGCCGTTGCTGCTCCTGGATCTCGACAACACCCTGGTCGACCGTGATGCTGCTTTCCGTACCGCCGTCGCCGACTTCCTTGCCCAACACGGCCTGCCGGAGACGGACGTTGCGTGGGTGATGACATGTGAAGCCAGCGGTTACACCCCACGGCACGAAGTCGCCGCAGCCCTGACCCACCGATACGGCGACACGGTGTCAACAGCCGCTATCCATGCCCTTCTCGCCAACGGTGGTGCCGACCATGTCGTTCTGTCGCACTCCTCCCTTGAGGCATTGAGCAAAGCACGGGCACAGAGTTGGACCTGTGTGATCGTCACCAACGGCCCCTCTCTTCAGCAGGAAGCGAAGATCCGTAACGCCGGGCTCGACCAACTCGTACAGAGCTGGGTGATCTCCGAGACCATCGGCTGCAAGAAGCCAGAACCGGGAATCTTCGAGGCGGCAGCAGCGGCCGTCAGCATGCCCCTGCCCAGCGCCTGGGTCATCGGCGACTCACCGCATGGCGACATCGCCGGCGCCGACAGGCTCGGACTTCGAAACGTGTGGGTCGCGCACGGCCTGCCCTGGTCACAAAACTCCTACCAGCCCACCCACATCGCGGACGATGTCGCCTCGGCGATCGGTTACGCCACGCGGAATCCGTAG
- a CDS encoding MFS transporter, whose protein sequence is MGADPTTEPYRWRWLILVVMLVAEVMDLLDASIVNVAGPSLEESLGASSVGLQWVIGGYALTLGAGLVLGGRLGDRYGRRRMFLIGLAGFTLSSLLCALSPNIELLIAFRLLQGTAGAMLLPQGLGLLRENFSGPELTKVFAIFGPVLGLGGIIGPVLGGFLSEGDFFGLGWRSVFLVNLPIGLAALVIATKFVPRKQGDRTVRVDMIGASLVVASCALLVLPLNQGQEDGWPLWTWLCMAASVIGFGLFALHQRRSAAAGREPLVTTGLLRKPAFTVGLGGIALFFGGLIGTQLVLTLFLQIGQHFSAGDAGLGNLPLAVGTAIGGAVSGAVLADKIGRMVLQIGPLIQLAGAALLWFELNGLSTDSFSIWDIAPGVVVAGIGAGMVIAALFSFILAAVDDEEIGSASGVLSAVQAIGGSIGVAIFGSVFFAQAKTGDFATGFHHALIVQACLLAAFLAITFLLPKKGRPEEEQHGITPTASEDSESSSVGSGAKQDVTK, encoded by the coding sequence ATGGGTGCCGACCCGACCACAGAGCCGTACCGGTGGCGATGGCTGATCCTGGTGGTGATGCTCGTCGCGGAGGTCATGGATCTTCTGGACGCGTCGATCGTCAACGTCGCAGGCCCTTCGCTGGAGGAGTCCCTCGGAGCCAGTTCCGTCGGTCTGCAGTGGGTGATCGGCGGTTATGCCCTCACGCTGGGGGCCGGGCTGGTGCTGGGCGGCCGGCTCGGTGACCGCTACGGGCGGCGCCGTATGTTCCTGATCGGTCTTGCGGGCTTCACACTCAGCTCGTTGCTGTGCGCGCTGTCGCCGAACATCGAGTTGCTGATTGCCTTCCGGCTGCTTCAGGGCACCGCAGGCGCGATGCTGCTCCCGCAGGGTCTGGGCCTGTTGCGCGAGAACTTCTCCGGTCCCGAGCTCACCAAGGTCTTCGCGATCTTCGGCCCTGTGCTCGGCCTCGGCGGCATCATCGGCCCGGTCCTGGGCGGCTTCCTCAGCGAGGGCGACTTCTTCGGCCTCGGCTGGCGGTCGGTGTTCCTGGTCAACCTGCCTATCGGGCTTGCGGCCCTGGTCATCGCGACGAAGTTCGTGCCGAGGAAGCAGGGCGACCGCACCGTGCGGGTCGACATGATCGGCGCGAGCCTGGTGGTGGCCTCGTGTGCGCTCCTGGTGCTGCCGCTGAACCAGGGGCAGGAGGACGGCTGGCCGCTGTGGACCTGGCTGTGCATGGCTGCCTCGGTCATCGGTTTCGGCCTGTTCGCGCTGCACCAGCGCCGTAGTGCCGCAGCAGGGCGGGAGCCGTTGGTGACCACGGGCCTGCTCCGCAAGCCCGCCTTCACCGTGGGGCTCGGCGGGATCGCCCTGTTCTTCGGCGGGCTGATCGGCACGCAGCTCGTACTGACCCTGTTCCTGCAGATCGGCCAGCACTTCAGCGCCGGGGACGCGGGTCTTGGCAACCTGCCGCTCGCGGTGGGCACGGCGATCGGCGGTGCGGTCAGCGGCGCGGTCCTCGCTGACAAGATCGGCCGTATGGTCCTCCAGATCGGGCCGCTGATCCAGCTCGCCGGTGCGGCGCTGCTTTGGTTCGAGCTCAACGGTCTGAGCACTGATTCCTTCTCTATCTGGGACATCGCTCCGGGTGTGGTGGTGGCCGGTATCGGAGCGGGCATGGTGATCGCTGCCCTGTTCAGCTTCATCCTCGCCGCGGTCGACGACGAGGAGATTGGCTCGGCCTCCGGCGTGCTGTCCGCGGTGCAGGCCATCGGCGGCTCCATCGGCGTGGCGATCTTCGGCTCGGTGTTCTTCGCGCAGGCCAAGACCGGTGACTTCGCGACCGGCTTCCACCACGCGTTGATCGTCCAGGCGTGTCTGCTTGCGGCGTTCCTGGCCATCACCTTCCTGCTGCCCAAGAAGGGCCGGCCCGAGGAGGAGCAGCACGGCATCACCCCCACTGCCTCCGAGGACTCCGAGAGCAGTTCTGTCGGCT